Proteins from a single region of Procambarus clarkii isolate CNS0578487 chromosome 32, FALCON_Pclarkii_2.0, whole genome shotgun sequence:
- the LOC138370543 gene encoding zinc finger MYM-type protein 1-like, with the protein MSGSLGKGNPSYLSANICEEFIELMRQQVLCTIFEEVKETKFYSISEDSTPDILQTDQLTFTVRHIIDCEPVEGFLMFIPIFSHGAKDLTDTVVDFLNENKIPLSNCRGQSYDNASNMSGRYTGLQARIHQLHEFAIYVPCAGHSLILIGVKAAECCLDCQIL; encoded by the coding sequence ATGAGTGGAAGTCTTGGAAAAGGGAATCCATCATATTTATCTGCAAATatttgtgaggaatttattgaattaatgagaCAACAGGTTCTTTGTACTATTTTCGAAGAAGTAAAAGAGACAAAGTTTTATTCAATTAGTGAAGATTCCACTCCAGACATCTTACAAACAGATCAACTGACATTTACTGTCCGACACATTATAGACTGTGAGCCTGTGGAAGGTTTCTTGATGTTCATCCCCATCTTTTCTCATGGAGCAAAGGATCTAACAGACACTGTCGTGGATTTTCTTAATGAGAACAAAATTCCACTATCAAACTGCCGAGGTCAGTCATACGATAATGCCTCAAATATGTCTGGACGATATACTGGATTGCAAGCACGGATTCATCAACTCCATGAGTTTGCCATCTATGTTCCCTGTGCTGGACACAGCCTGATCTTGATAGGAGTAAAAGCAGCAGAGTGTTGTCTAGACTGTCAAATTCTTTGA